A stretch of Rhododendron vialii isolate Sample 1 chromosome 4a, ASM3025357v1 DNA encodes these proteins:
- the LOC131322609 gene encoding V-type proton ATPase subunit e2 isoform X2: MGFMVTSLIFSVVGIIASLCTRICFNRGPSTNLLHLTLVVTATVCCWMMWAIVYLAQMKPLIVPILSEGE, encoded by the exons ATGGGGTTTATGGTGACAAGCCTAATTTTTTCCGTTGTTGGAATCATTGCTTCTCTGTGTACCAGAATCTGCTTCAACAGAGGGCCTTCTACAAATCT GCTCCACCTGACGTTGGTCGTTACTGCAACAGTTTGTTGTTGGATGAT GTGGGCAATTGTGTATCTTGCTCAGATGAAACCGCTCATTGTCCCGATTTTGAGCGAAGGGGAGTGA
- the LOC131322609 gene encoding V-type proton ATPase subunit e2 isoform X1, with protein MGFMVTSLIFSVVGIIASLCTRICFNRGPSTNLLHLTLVVTATVCCWMISTYRLQEKCPFLCRSPCLCTKASFVVPTLSLLWWAIVYLAQMKPLIVPILSEGE; from the exons ATGGGGTTTATGGTGACAAGCCTAATTTTTTCCGTTGTTGGAATCATTGCTTCTCTGTGTACCAGAATCTGCTTCAACAGAGGGCCTTCTACAAATCT GCTCCACCTGACGTTGGTCGTTACTGCAACAGTTTGTTGTTGGATGAT ATCAACTTACAGGCTGCAGGAAAAATGTCCGTTTCTATGTCGTTCTCCATGTTTGTGCACCAAAGCTTCTTTCGTTGTTCCAACTTTGTCTCTGCTTTG GTGGGCAATTGTGTATCTTGCTCAGATGAAACCGCTCATTGTCCCGATTTTGAGCGAAGGGGAGTGA
- the LOC131323128 gene encoding cell division protein FtsZ homolog 1, chloroplastic, giving the protein MVNFLGNPMMTTLHLTNPAEFMCSSPSPSSILSQKTFVSSACFTPRDRHRRSPSRRYRSGLCCSCSSTFTQMDSAKIKVVGVGGGGNNAVNRMIGSGLQGVDFYAINTDAQALLQSAAKNPLQIGELLTRGLGTGGNPLLGEQAAEESKEAIAASLKGSDLVFITAGMGGGTGSGAAPVVAQISREAGYLTVGVVTYPFSFEGRKRSLQALEAIEKLQKNVDTLIVIPNDRLLDIADEQTALQDAFLLADDVLRQGVQGIADIITIPGLVNVDFADVKAVMKDSGTAMLGVGVSSSKNRAEEAAEQATLAPLIGSSIQSATGVVYNITGGKDITLQEVNRVSQVVTSLADPSANIIFGAVVDERYNGEIHVTIIATGFTQSFQKTLITDPRGAKLAEKGSGNQGGQKSPSTSTSPSQVPSRPAQRKLFF; this is encoded by the exons ATGGTCAATTTTCTTGGAAACCCAATGATGACAACTCTTCACCTCACGAACCCAGCTGAGTTTATGTGTTCTTCTCCATCACCATCTTCGATCTTAAGCCAGAAAACATTCGTTTCTTCAGCATGTTTCACACCCAGAGATCGACACCGGAGGAGTCCCTCGCGGCGTTACCGTTCTGGGTTATGCTGTAGTTGTAGCAGCACGTTTACCCAAATGGATTCGGCCAAGATTAAGGTCGTCGGCGTCGGCGGGGGCGGCAACAATGCCGTTAATCGCATGATTGGCAGCGGCTTGCAG GGAGTCGATTTCTATGCCATAAACACCGATGCTCAAGCACTACTTCAGTCTGCTGCTAAGAACCCACTTCAAATTGGAGAGCTTTTGACACGTGGACTCG GTACTGGTGGGAATCCACTTTTGGGGGAACAAGCTGCCGAGGAATCAAAGGAAGCGATTGCTGCTTCCCTTAAAGGCTCCGATCTTGTGTTCATAACAGCAGGTATGGGTGGGGGTACAGGATCTGGTGCTGCTCCAGTTGTGGCACAGATTTCAAGAGAAGCGGGTTACTTAACTGTTGGTGTGGTCACCTACCCATTCAGCTTTGAAGGACGTAAAAGATCCTTGCAG GCATTGGAGGCTATAGAAAAGTTGCAAAAGAATGTTGATACTCTTATTGTGATTCCCAACGACCGTCTGCTGGATATAGCCGATGAGCAAACAGCCCTTCAGGATGCTTTTCTTCTTGCTGATGATGTTCTTCGCCAAGGGGTGCAAGGAATTGCAGACATAATCACA ATACCTGGACTGGTGAATGTAGATTTTGCAGATGTGAAGGCAGTCATGAAGGACTCCGGAACGGCAATGCTTGGAGTGGGTGTTTCCTCCAGCAAGAATCGTGCAGAAGAAGCAGCTGAGCAAGCTACTCTGGCCCCTCTGATTGGATCATCTATCCAATCTGCTACCGGAGTTGTATATAACATTACTGGCGGAAAGGACATAACATTACAGGAAGTGAATAGGGTGTCACAG GTTGTCACAAGTTTGGCAGATCCTTCAGCTAACATTATATTTGGAGCTGTGGTGGATGAGCGCTACAACGGGGAGATTCACGTGACTATCATCGCAACTGGTTTCACTCAGTCGTTTCAGAAAACACTAATAACCGACCCCAGGGGAGCAAAGCTTGCTGAGAAAGGATCAGGAAACCAGGGAGGTCAGAAATCACCCAGTACCTCTACCTCACCTTCTCAAGTTCCATCTCGACCTGCTCAAAGAAAGCTCTTCTTTTAA
- the LOC131323158 gene encoding syntaxin-51-like, with the protein MASSSDSWVKEYNEAVKLADDINGMISERSSLPLSGPDAQRHVSAIRRKITILGTRLDSLQSLVGKLPGKQPLTEKEMNRRKEMLLNLRSKVTQMASTLNMPTLAHRDSLLGPDITSADAMSRTTGLDNSGVVGLQRQIMREQDEGLEKLEETVISTKHIALAVNEELDLHARLIDNLDQHVDVTDSRLQRVQKNLAILNKRTKGGCSCLCLLFSVVGIVVLVFAIYLLVKYL; encoded by the exons ATGGCATCTTCTTCAGACTCATGGGTCAAAGAATATAATGAAGCAGTAAAGCTTGCTGATGATATCAATGGCATGATTTCTGAAAGGAGCTCTTTACCTTTGTCGGGACCAGATGCACAGCGTCATGTATCTGCTATACGGAGAAAAATAACCATATTGGGAACTAGACTCGATAGCCTGCAGTCCCTTGTCGGAAAGCTTCCTGGAAAACAGCCTCT AACAGAGAAAGAGATGAATCGACGGAAGGAGATGCTTCTAAACTTGAGATCGAAAGTAACCCAGATGGCCTCGACATTGAACATGCCAACTTTGGCACACAGAGACAGCTTGCTTGGGCCAGATATTACGTCAGCTGATGCCATGAGCAGAACAACTGGCTTGGATAACTCGGGCGTTGTTGGTCTTCAGAGACAAATAATGagag AACAAGACGAAGGCCTTGAGAAATTGGAGGAGACAGTGATAAGTACAAAACATATTGCTTTGGCAGTCAATGAGGAACTTGACCTACACGCTAGACTAATT GATAACCTGGACCAACATGTGGATGTCACGGATTCCCGATTACAG CGAGTGCAGAAGAACCTGGCGATTTTGAATAAACGCACCAAAGGTGGTTGCTCCTGCCTATGCCTCCTCTTCTCAGTGGTGGGGATTGTGGTTCTGGTCTTTGCAATATATTTGCTGGTTAAATACTTGTAA